The Raphanus sativus cultivar WK10039 chromosome 2, ASM80110v3, whole genome shotgun sequence genome includes a region encoding these proteins:
- the LOC130507934 gene encoding uncharacterized protein LOC130507934, translating to MASSSGNKKYPPRLYQIGKTPNQSRSMNHSCFLGNLQTLKENVGKDVWDELKESAVGVIIKLKELDYTWSAKHVHYFLVNQLAVQSSHEVWSLIVDQPMRFSLYEFEDITGLNCDPYDTEEQWDVAHEDFWLKMKVPISEGPKLNELQALFSVIGNWSREERVMVGLLCLLSIGIFGISSNSRIPLHLAKRVMDPAAFQRYPWGRVGFSSLVDSIKMVTYEVGKSYTLHGCVHALLIWIYESVPGLGELYGNRIEEAEVPLLSWHGSRQRINFPNFCAQEKKKYQKIRVRHMIVKAMEDRYPKWGEDEPHQDLDNMIVDILNDQLNDKFWDVVPSTKPLKRKTHVTAPSVPDRVDESPSTKRKREKEAAPEMEESHTDMPTINITIQKLLEAVNNLSGRLETMDVSVAERVSKTLEASVQAQMEARIGLFETELKNKVAILQEEINVLKGKDNEKTPSDAGNSKAHDEDDACSNSMSWMVQTKKSSVDGLPIQRVIKKEKNNKKTMSVKEDEMPLKKVKTEKAFSIPELNDQSISSEGWENHLNWEKSVKCREVLEALCSSVEPRRRRKPQLTKTQVWPYVGNSTVKRIITADSVSEESSDPLSKVDPEKLHTVLDFIKSDSEKDESGFADRGAVFYLRLMIPREAWPNNKYGWLHDTAPCSPHLHILLELHFSIVGLCSHG from the exons ATGGCCTCATCTTCGGGTAACAAGAAGTATCCTCCGCGGCTTTACCAGATTGGTAAAACACCGAATCAAAGTAGGAGCATGAACCACAGTTGTTTTCTAGGCAACTTACAAACGCTGAAAGAGAATGTCGGCAAAGACGTTTGGGACGAGTTGAAAGAATCAGCTGTAGGCGTGATTATCAAGCTGAAGGAGTTGGATTACACTTGGTCTGCAAAACATGTTCATTACTTTCTCGTGAATCAATTGGCGGTTCAGAGCAGTCATGAGGTTTGGTCTTTGATAGTAGACCAGCCAATGAGGTTCTCTTTGTATGAGTTTGAAGATATTACCGGGCTGAATTGTGATCCCTATGACACTGAAGAACAGTGGGATGTGgctcatgaagacttttggtTGAAGATGAAAGTTCCAATTTCTGAAGGACCCAAGTTGAATGAACTTCAAGCGCTTTTTTCGGTCATCGGAAACTGGTCTAGAGAGGAGCGTGTAATGGTTGGCTTATTGTGTCTACTATCCATTGGGATATTTGGGATTTCAAGCAATAGTAGAATACCTCTGCATTTGGCGAAAAGGGTGATGGATCCAGCAGCTTTCCAGCGCTATCCATGGGGTCGTGTAGGATTTTCCAGCCTTGTGGATTCCATAAAAATGGTGACATACGAAGTTGGGAAGAGCTACACACTACATGGTTGTGTTCATGCTTTGCTAATTTGGATATATGAGTCTGTGCCAGGTCTAGGAGAGTTATATGGCAATCGGATAGAGGAAGCTGAGGTTCCACTTCTGTCATGGCATGGTTCTCGTCAGCGTATCAACTTCCCAAACTTCTGtgcacaagaaaagaaaaaatatcagaaG ATTCGTGTAAGGCATATGATTGTAAAAGCAATGGAGGATAGATATCCGAAATGGGGTGAAGATGAACCCCATCAGGATTTGGATAACATGATAGTTGACATCCTCAATGATCAGCTAAACGACAAGTTTTGGGATGTAGTTCCATCTACCAAGCCCCTGAAGAGAAAAACTCATGTCACTGCACCTAGTGTTCCCGATAGAGTGGATGAGAGCCCCTCCACAAAACGAAAGAGGGAGAAAGAAGCTGCTCCAGAAATG GAAGAATCTCATACTGATATGCCCACCATCAACATCACAATACAAAAGTTGCTTGAGGCTGTTAACAACTTGAGTGGAAGACTAGAAACCATGGATGTTAGTGTAGCTGAAAGGGTTTCTAAGACATTGGAAGCTTCTGTACAAGCTCAGATGGAAGCTAGAATCGGTTTATTTGAGACTGAGCTCAAGAACAAGGTGGCCATATTACAGGAAGAAATAAATGTTCTTAAAGGGAAGGATAATGAAAAAACTCCATCCGATGCCGGCAACTCCAAAGCACACGATGAAGACGACGCTTGTAGCAACTCAATG TCATGGATGgttcagacaaaaaaaagttctgTTGATGGTTTACCAATACAACGTGTCATTAAAAAGGAGAAGAATAATAAGAAGACAATGTCGGTGAAGGAAGATGAAATGCCATTGAAAAAAGTGAAGACAGAGAAAGCATTTAGTATTCCCGAGCTAAATGACCAATCCATTTCTTCAGAGGGATGGGAGAATCATCTAAATTGGGAGAAGAGTGTAAAGTGTAGAGAGGTCTTGGAAGCACTTTGTTCAAGTGTGGAGCCTAGACGCAGGCGAAAACCTCAGTTGACGAAGACTCAAGTTTGGCCTTATGTAGGGAATTCAACAGTGAAGCGTATCATAACTGCTGACTCTGTCTCTGAAGAATCTTCTGACCCATTATCTAAGGTGGATCCAGAGAAACTGCACACAGTATTGGACTTCATTAAGTCTGATTC GGAAAAAGATGAGTCTGGTTTTGCAGACAGAGGCGCAGTATTTTATTTGAGGTTGATGATACCGAGAGAAGCTTGGCCAAACAATAAGTACGGCTGGTTGCATGACACCGCTCCATGCAGTCCCCATCTCCATATTCTCCTAGAATTGCATTTCTCGATCGTTGGTTTGTGCAGTCATGGGTGA
- the LOC130502644 gene encoding uncharacterized protein LOC130502644: MENMILVSGKWKVEKTKWLFEVDNDRGSIAVAGNEDTRFEDFVKTIFEDYGIDSAENDLELRYLFPRQNLHNKSINTPPVRVGNVRQFHAFLGLSKVQNVQLCVEFKVKKIVAEGAVEDQKQPIQGDDSSCEDEEDTDEEGDRFDYCDDSDGATSDDENFTAYGLPLNHVEEVHGSSTKVTIRKMHYWKSHRTLIVARDLVMGSSESGYEELPTYLHMIRMSNPGTLTQLEVDTSNRFKYLFLAFGASIVGFPYMRKVVVVDGTFLQGKYKGTLLIATSQDGNFQIFPIAFAVVDTENDESWTWFFRQLSRVIPDDEGLALISDRHKSIGKAIAVVYPLESRGICTYHLYKNILLRYKGRDLFGLVKKAAYSFRLTDFQATFETIKELNPALHAYLERADVQMWARAHFRGDRYNLLTSNIAESINRALSGARSLPIVHLLESIRLMMTRWFAKRKHDAELMKTSLTRGVEKVLEGRMPIANLLKVQVIDIHQSQVTGVSSLHVVNLSEKKCSCRRFDLEKLPCAHAIAAAEARKISCISLCHHYYRKQYLYNAYNTAVMPKDDAVPIPEEVAKKICLPPEVRQPPGRPKKSRHKSILEKVAVKKRPRKEHTCRICNQTGHNSTTCPLN; this comes from the exons ATGGAAAACATGATTCTTGTCTCTGGGAAGTGGAAAGTTGAAAAAACTAAGTGGTTATTTGAGGTAGATAATGATCGAGGAAGCATAGCAGTTGCTGGCAATGAGGACACTCGATTTGAGGATTTTGTGAAAACCATATTTGAGGATTATGGAATTGATTCTGCAGAAAACGACTTGGAACTGAGGTATCTTTTTCCGAGGCAGAATCTACACAATAAAAGCATCAATACACCACCTGTGAGAGTAGGAAACGTTAGGCAGTTTCATGCATTCTTGGGTCTTTCCAAAGTGCAGAACGTTCAGCTATGTGTAGAgtttaaagtgaaaaaaattgTTGCAGAAGGAGCTGTGGAAGATCAGAAACAACCCATACAAGGAGATGACTCGTCTtgtgaagatgaagaagatacaGACGAAGAGGGTGATCGATTCGATTACTGCGATGATTCTGATGGCGCAACATCTGATGATGAAAACTTTACTGCATATGGGCTTCCACTAAACCATGTAGAAGAGGTTCATGGATCTTCTACAAA AGTTACAATTCGAAAGATGCATTACTGGAAATCTCATCGTACACTTATTGTTGCTAGAGATCTTGTAATGGGTTCTTCAGAGAGTGGATATGAAGAATTACCTACTTACCTGCACATGATTAGAATGTCGAATCCAGGGACTTTAACTCAACTGGAAGTTGATACAAGCAACAGATTTAAGTACTTATTTCTTGCATTCGGCGCTAGCATTGTTGGCTTTCCATATATGAGGAAGGTTGTGGTGGTTGATGGGACGTTTTTGCAAGGGAAATACAAAGGAACACTTCTGATTGCAACCTCACAGGAtggtaattttcaaatatttccaATTGCGTTTGCTGTGGTTGACACAGAGAATGATGAATCATGGACATGGTTTTTCCGCCAACTCAGTCGTGTGATCCCCGATGATGAAGGATTGGCATTAATCTCTGACAGGCACAAGTCAATTGGGAAAGCTATTGCAGTGGTCTATCCATTGGAAAGCAGAGGAATTTGCACGTACCACTTATATAAGAACATCTTGTTACGATACAAAGGGCGTGATTTGTTTGGTTTGGTCAAAAAAGCTGCCTACTCTTTTAGGTTGACTGATTTTCAAGCAACCTTCGAGACAATCAAAGAGTTAAACCCAGCTTTGCATGCATATCTGGAACGTGCTGATGTACAGATGTGGGCACGAGCTCATTTTAGAGGTGATAGATATAACCTCCTAACAAGTAACATAGCTGAATCCATAAACAGAGCTTTGTCCGGTGCTAGAAGCTTGCCAATTGTTCACCTTCTAGAGTCGATCCGATTAATGATGACACGCTGGtttgcaaaaagaaaacatgatgcTGAGTTGATGAAAACCTCTCTTACTCGTGGTGTAGAGAAGGTGTTGGAG GGCCGGATGCCTATTGCTAATCTACTAAAGGTTCAAGTAATAGACATTCATCAGTCACAAGTGACAGGAGTCTCGTCTTTACATGTTGTAAATCTAAGCGAGAAGAAATGTTCATGCCGTAGATTTGATTTGGAGAAGCTACCATGTGCTCATGCTATAGCTGCTGCGGAAGCTAGAAAGATATCATGTATATCACTTTGTCATCATTACTATCGGAAGCAATACCTGTACAACGCGTATAACACTGCTGTTATGCCCAAAGATGATGCCGTCCCAATTCCAGAAGAGGTTGCCAAGAAGATATGTTTACCACCTGAGGTCCGCCAACCACCAGGAAGACCAAAAAAATCAAGGCATAAATCTATATTAGAGAAAGTTGCAGTCAAGAAGCGGCCACGGAAGGAACACACATGTAGAATTTGTAACCAGACGGGTCATAATTCTACAACATGTCCTCTAAACTGA
- the LOC108828134 gene encoding V-type proton ATPase catalytic subunit A, producing the protein MPPFYAGKLTTFEDDEKESEYGYVRKVSGPVVVADGMAGAAMYELVRVGHDNLIGEIIRLEGDSATIQVYEETAGLTVNDPVLRTHKPLSVELGPGILGNIFDGIQRPLKTIAKRSGDVYIPRGVSVPALDKDCLWEFQPNEFVEGDTITGGDLYATVFENTLMTHRVALPPDAMGKITYIAPAGQYSIKDTVLELEFQGVKKSYTMLQSWPVRTPRPVASKLAADTPLLTGQRVLDALFPSVLGGTCAIPGAFGCGKTVISQALSKYSNSDAVVYVGCGERGNEMAEVLMDFPQLTMTLPDGREESVMKRTTLVANTSNMPVAAREASIYTGITIAEYFRDMGYNVSMMADSTSRWAEALREISGRLAEMPADSGYPAYLAARLASFYERAGKVKCLGGPERDGSVTIVGAVSPPGGDFSDPVTSATLSIVQVFWGLDKKLAQRKHFPSVNWLISYSKYSTALESFYEKFDPDFINIRTKAREVLQREDDLNEIVQLVGKDALAEGDKITLETAKLLREDYLAQNAFTPYDKFCPFYKSVWMMRNIIHFYNLANQAVERAAGMDGQKITYTLIKHRLGDLFYRLVSQKFEDPAEGEAALVAKFKKLYEDLTAGFRALEDETR; encoded by the exons ATGCCGCCGTTTTACGCAGGGAAGCTCACGACGTTCGAGGACGATGAGAAGGAGAGCGAGTACGGTTACGTTCGCAAG GTCTCAGGTCCCGTCGTTGTTGCTGATGGTATGGCTGGTGCTGCTATGTATGAGTTAGTGCGTGTTGGACATGATAATTTGATTGGAGAGATCATTCGTCTCGAAGGAGATTCCGCCACGATTCAAG TTTACGAGGAAACAGCTGGACTCACTGTTAATGATCCTGTTCTTCGAACTCACAAG cCTCTTTCTGTGGAGCTTGGACCAGGAATCTTGGGAAATATCTTCGATGGAATTCAG AGGCCTTTGAAGACTATTGCGAAAAGATCTGGTGATGTGTACATCCCTCGTGGTGTGTCTGTTCCTGCTCTTGACAAAGATTGTCTTTGGGAGTTCCAGCCAAATGAGTTTG TCGAGGGAGACACAATAACTGGTGGTGACTTGTATGCT ACCGTCTTCGAGAACACTTTGATGACTCACCGTGTTGCCCTTCCTCCTGATGCCATGGGGAAGATCACTTACATTGCTCCAGCTGGTCAATATTCCATAAAG GATACAGTGCTAGAGCTTGAATTTCAGGGGGTCAAGAAGTCGTACACCATGCTTCAG AGCTGGCCTGTACGTACGCCTAGGCCAGTTGCATCCAAACTTGCTGCCGATACTCCTCTACTTACGGGGCAG CGTGTGCTTGATGCCCTTTTCCCTTCAGTTCTTGGTGGAACCTGTGCCATTCCTGGTGCTTTCGGTTGTGGTAAAACTGTTATTAGTCAGGCACTCTCCAAG TACTCCAACTCCGATGCTGTTGTTTACGTTGGTTGTGGAGAGAGAGGAAATGAAATGGCTGAG GTGCTTATGGACTTCCCACAATTGACAATGACGTTGCCTGATGGTCGTGAGGAATCTGTCATGAAACGTACTACACTGGTTGCTAACACCTCTAACATGCCAGTGGCTGCTCGTGAAGCCTCAATTTACACAG GAATCACTATCGCTGAATATTTCAGAGATATGGGCTACAATGTTAGTATGATGGCAGACTCAACTTCCCGTTGGGCAGAAGCATTGAGAGAAATTTCAGGACGGCTG GCTGAAATGCCTGCCGACAGTGGATATCCTGCCTATCTAGCAGCACGTTTAGCATCTTTCTATGAACGTGCGGGTAAAGTAAAATGTCTCGGTGGACCAGAACGTGATGGAAGTGTCACAATTGTTGGTGCTGTTTCACCTCCTGGTGGAGACTTTTCAGATCCTGTGACTTCTGCAACCCTTAGTATTGTGCAG GTCTTCTGGGGTTTGGACAAAAAGCTTGCCCAGAGAAAGCATTTTCCTTCTGTTAATTGGCTGATTTCCTACTCGAAGTATTCGACG GCGTTGGAATCTTTCTATGAGAAATTCGATCCAGATTTCATCAACATCAGGACAAAGGCCAGAGAGGTGTTGCAGAGGGAGGATGATCTTAATGAAATTGTCCAG CTTGTGGGAAAAGATGCGCTAGCGGAAGGTGACAAAATCACCTTGGAAACAGCTAAGCTGTTAAGGGAAGACTACCTTGCTCAAAACGCTTTCACACC GTATGACAAGTTCTGCCCTTTCTACAAGTCTGTGTGGATGATGCGTAACATTATCCATTTCTACAACCTAGCCAACCAG GCGGTTGAAAGAGCAGCTGGAATGGATGGTCAAAAGATTACTTACACTCTAATCAAGCATCGCTTGGGAGATCTTTTCTACCGTCTAGT GTCTCAGAAGTTCGAAGATCCAGCAGAAGGTGAGGCTGCGCTGGTGGCGAAATTCAAGAAACTGTACGAGGATCTCACTGCTGGATTCCGTGCCTTGGAGGATGAAACTCGGTAA